A single window of Vigna radiata var. radiata cultivar VC1973A chromosome 4, Vradiata_ver6, whole genome shotgun sequence DNA harbors:
- the LOC106759241 gene encoding uncharacterized protein LOC106759241 isoform X2, whose product MAGVKRRLCSDSDIHALHKELDEVSCPICMDHPHNAVLLLCSSHEKGCRSYICDTSYRHSNCLDRFKKMRDNSKENQNLPSSLVNTNNSGNSFDINITMQSDMHDVNELHANEINTLLSVGLAQGSRQGDAQDPSRHLDQHDEGILETADSETLQDRAVLEDLDADNSSDSKLKLKCPLCRGAVLSWEVDEEARNYLNVKKRSCSRDSCSFVGNYLELRRHARRVHPTSRPSDIDPTRERAWRNFERQREYGDIMSAIQSAMPGAVLVGDYVLENGDGIGRLSDEREGNISNANGPWLTTTILFQVMDNTIEIVREPRAHSSTWTRHRRSSERRRYLWGEDPSPVPRRRRRLTRTRSNEDQPR is encoded by the exons ATGGCTGGTGTTAAGAGAAGATTATGTAGTGATTCAGATATCCATGCTCTTCACAAAGAACTGGATGAAGTTTCATGTCCTATCTGCATGGACCATCCACATAATGCTGTTCTCCTACTTTGCAGCTCTCATGAGAAGGGCTGCAGATCTTACATTTGTGATACAAGTTATAGACATTCAAATTGCTtggacagatttaaaaaaatgaggGACAATTCTAAGGAGAACCAAAATTTACCCAGTTCTTTAGTTAACACAAACAATTCTGGTAATAGTTTTGATATTAACATTACTATGCAATCTGACATGCATGATGTTAATGAACTCCATGCAAATGAAATTAATACTCTATTGTCTGTTGGACTTGCACAAGGATCAAGACAGGGTGATGCCCAAGATCCAAGTAGGCATTTAGACCAACATGATGAAGGAATTTTAGAAACTGCTGATTCTGAGACCTTGCAGGACAGGGCTGTGCTTGAGGATTTAGATGCAGATAATTCATCTGactcaaaattgaaattgaaatgccCTTTGTGCCGAGGTGCTGTATTGAGCTGGGAGGTGGATGAAGAGGCTAGAAATTATCTGAACGTGAAGAAGAGAAGTTGCTCAAGGGACTCATGCTCATTTGTTGGTAATTATCTGGAACTGCGAAGGCATGCAAGGAGAGTTCATCCTACTTCTCGACCCTCTGACATTGATCCTACAAGAGAAAGAGCCTGGCGAAATTTTGAGCGCCAGAGAGAATACGGCGATATCATGAGTGCTATTCAGTCTGCAATGCCAGGAGCTGTGCTGGTTGGAGACTATGTTCTTGAGAATGGAGATGGTATTGGTAGGTTATCAGATGAACGTGAAGGCAACATCAGCAATGCAAATGGACCATGGTTAACCACCACTATATTATTTCAAGTGATGGATAATACCATTGAAATAGTCAGGGAACCAAGGGCTCATTCAAGTACATGGACAAGGCACCGGCGTTCCTCTGAACGCCGGCGATATCTTTGGG GTGAAGATCCATCCCCTGTCCCAAGGAGGCGAAGGCGTTTGACCCGGACAAGATCCAATGAAGATCAACCACGATGA
- the LOC106759241 gene encoding uncharacterized protein LOC106759241 isoform X1, translated as MAGVKRRLCSDSDIHALHKELDEVSCPICMDHPHNAVLLLCSSHEKGCRSYICDTSYRHSNCLDRFKKMRDNSKENQNLPSSLVNTNNSGNSFDINITMQSDMHDVNELHANEINTLLSVGLAQGSRQGDAQDPSRHLDQHDEGILETADSETLQDRAVLEDLDADNSSDSKLKLKCPLCRGAVLSWEVDEEARNYLNVKKRSCSRDSCSFVGNYLELRRHARRVHPTSRPSDIDPTRERAWRNFERQREYGDIMSAIQSAMPGAVLVGDYVLENGDGIGRLSDEREGNISNANGPWLTTTILFQVMDNTIEIVREPRAHSSTWTRHRRSSERRRYLWGENLLGLHENDIEDDLRIFSDAGEDPSPVPRRRRRLTRTRSNEDQPR; from the coding sequence ATGGCTGGTGTTAAGAGAAGATTATGTAGTGATTCAGATATCCATGCTCTTCACAAAGAACTGGATGAAGTTTCATGTCCTATCTGCATGGACCATCCACATAATGCTGTTCTCCTACTTTGCAGCTCTCATGAGAAGGGCTGCAGATCTTACATTTGTGATACAAGTTATAGACATTCAAATTGCTtggacagatttaaaaaaatgaggGACAATTCTAAGGAGAACCAAAATTTACCCAGTTCTTTAGTTAACACAAACAATTCTGGTAATAGTTTTGATATTAACATTACTATGCAATCTGACATGCATGATGTTAATGAACTCCATGCAAATGAAATTAATACTCTATTGTCTGTTGGACTTGCACAAGGATCAAGACAGGGTGATGCCCAAGATCCAAGTAGGCATTTAGACCAACATGATGAAGGAATTTTAGAAACTGCTGATTCTGAGACCTTGCAGGACAGGGCTGTGCTTGAGGATTTAGATGCAGATAATTCATCTGactcaaaattgaaattgaaatgccCTTTGTGCCGAGGTGCTGTATTGAGCTGGGAGGTGGATGAAGAGGCTAGAAATTATCTGAACGTGAAGAAGAGAAGTTGCTCAAGGGACTCATGCTCATTTGTTGGTAATTATCTGGAACTGCGAAGGCATGCAAGGAGAGTTCATCCTACTTCTCGACCCTCTGACATTGATCCTACAAGAGAAAGAGCCTGGCGAAATTTTGAGCGCCAGAGAGAATACGGCGATATCATGAGTGCTATTCAGTCTGCAATGCCAGGAGCTGTGCTGGTTGGAGACTATGTTCTTGAGAATGGAGATGGTATTGGTAGGTTATCAGATGAACGTGAAGGCAACATCAGCAATGCAAATGGACCATGGTTAACCACCACTATATTATTTCAAGTGATGGATAATACCATTGAAATAGTCAGGGAACCAAGGGCTCATTCAAGTACATGGACAAGGCACCGGCGTTCCTCTGAACGCCGGCGATATCTTTGGGGTGAGAATTTACTGGGTCTtcatgaaaatgacattgaagATGATCTTAGGATATTTAGTGACGCAGGTGAAGATCCATCCCCTGTCCCAAGGAGGCGAAGGCGTTTGACCCGGACAAGATCCAATGAAGATCAACCACGATGA
- the LOC106759241 gene encoding uncharacterized protein LOC106759241 isoform X3, protein MAGVKRRLCSDSDIHALHKELDEVSCPICMDHPHNAVLLLCSSHEKGCRSYICDTSYRHSNCLDRFKKMRDNSKENQNLPSSLVNTNNSGSRQGDAQDPSRHLDQHDEGILETADSETLQDRAVLEDLDADNSSDSKLKLKCPLCRGAVLSWEVDEEARNYLNVKKRSCSRDSCSFVGNYLELRRHARRVHPTSRPSDIDPTRERAWRNFERQREYGDIMSAIQSAMPGAVLVGDYVLENGDGIGRLSDEREGNISNANGPWLTTTILFQVMDNTIEIVREPRAHSSTWTRHRRSSERRRYLWGENLLGLHENDIEDDLRIFSDAGEDPSPVPRRRRRLTRTRSNEDQPR, encoded by the exons ATGGCTGGTGTTAAGAGAAGATTATGTAGTGATTCAGATATCCATGCTCTTCACAAAGAACTGGATGAAGTTTCATGTCCTATCTGCATGGACCATCCACATAATGCTGTTCTCCTACTTTGCAGCTCTCATGAGAAGGGCTGCAGATCTTACATTTGTGATACAAGTTATAGACATTCAAATTGCTtggacagatttaaaaaaatgaggGACAATTCTAAGGAGAACCAAAATTTACCCAGTTCTTTAGTTAACACAAACAATTCTG GATCAAGACAGGGTGATGCCCAAGATCCAAGTAGGCATTTAGACCAACATGATGAAGGAATTTTAGAAACTGCTGATTCTGAGACCTTGCAGGACAGGGCTGTGCTTGAGGATTTAGATGCAGATAATTCATCTGactcaaaattgaaattgaaatgccCTTTGTGCCGAGGTGCTGTATTGAGCTGGGAGGTGGATGAAGAGGCTAGAAATTATCTGAACGTGAAGAAGAGAAGTTGCTCAAGGGACTCATGCTCATTTGTTGGTAATTATCTGGAACTGCGAAGGCATGCAAGGAGAGTTCATCCTACTTCTCGACCCTCTGACATTGATCCTACAAGAGAAAGAGCCTGGCGAAATTTTGAGCGCCAGAGAGAATACGGCGATATCATGAGTGCTATTCAGTCTGCAATGCCAGGAGCTGTGCTGGTTGGAGACTATGTTCTTGAGAATGGAGATGGTATTGGTAGGTTATCAGATGAACGTGAAGGCAACATCAGCAATGCAAATGGACCATGGTTAACCACCACTATATTATTTCAAGTGATGGATAATACCATTGAAATAGTCAGGGAACCAAGGGCTCATTCAAGTACATGGACAAGGCACCGGCGTTCCTCTGAACGCCGGCGATATCTTTGGGGTGAGAATTTACTGGGTCTtcatgaaaatgacattgaagATGATCTTAGGATATTTAGTGACGCAGGTGAAGATCCATCCCCTGTCCCAAGGAGGCGAAGGCGTTTGACCCGGACAAGATCCAATGAAGATCAACCACGATGA
- the LOC106759063 gene encoding uncharacterized protein LOC106759063 has translation HLFWCVCDIYQILQWLFKGAHEQERKRSSSNFSIPPKREDTCGQNGKGKEVNLLKRERSQKRGRRNKWGTPGCKNFKIFTFVYRKDIPKAFFYSTLNLKRLGSFNSKQFLYFMKMKKEEASKDVGSSNKADSGSHVGNKVLPISEAPLSSSAETKDQCGNDATETKDQNKKKPMSRMKELLRWAASAKSEKGGKFNGRKVLMFRRRGNLKAVPDDDQGCTESPKISFRWDVESCSTTSSVYSAISIASSSKNGLNQISTSTLSIPPEHTGHNKSARKGNWITTDSEFVVLEL, from the exons CACCTCTTTTGGTGTGTGTGTGATATATATCAGATTCTTCAATGGCTCTTTAAAGGTGCACATGAGCAAGAAAGAAAGAGGAGCAGCAGCAACTTCAGTATCCCTCCCAAAAGGGAAGATACCTGTG GGCAAAATGGTAAAGGGAAAGAGGTAAATCTGCTAAAGCGTGAGAGATCacagaaaagaggaagaaggaacAAATGGGGCACGCCTGGTTGCAAGAACTTTAAGATATTCACTTTTGTATACAGAAAAGACATTCCAAAAGCTTTCTTTTACAGCACTCTCAACTTGAAGAGGTTAGGAAGCTTTAACAGCAAACAGTTTCTGTACTtcatgaagatgaagaaagaagaggCATCCAAAGATGTTGGAAGTTCTAACAAGGCAGATTCAGGTAGCCATGTTGGAAACAAGGTTTTGCCCATAAGTGAGGCACCATTGTCATCCTCAGCTGAAACAAAAGACCAATGTGGTAATGATGCCACAGAAACTAAAgatcaaaacaagaaaaagccAATGTCAAGAATGAAAGAGCTACTCAGATGGGCTGCTTCTGCCAAGTCAGAGAAAGGAGGGAAATTCAATGGAAGAAAG GTTTTAATGTTCAGAAGGCGTGGAAACCTGAAAGCAGTTCCAGATGATGATCAAGGATGCACCGAGTCACCCAAGATCAGTTTCAGATGGGATGTGGAAAGCTGTTCCACCACTTCCTCTGTTTACTCAGCAATTTCAATAGCTTCCTCATCAAAAAATGGACTTAACCAAATTTCAACTTCCACTTTATCCATCCCTCCTGAACACACTGGCCACAATAAATCTGCCAGAAAAGGAAACTGGATCACAACAGACTCTGAAT TTGTGGTGCTGGAACTGTGA